Proteins encoded by one window of Anaerobranca californiensis DSM 14826:
- a CDS encoding YheC/YheD family protein, which produces MIIGVYGDKANPLDIMPEERSYSLAAEAMMQGVDLIFFDLDGVDFNNKTVSGKIREKGQWLYKVLPFPDVLINISRPINERLKDEFRLREEIPVTCFLIDGKLTLFEKIKEKRQFANYLIPYEKVTNVNIVEQFIKDYNQVVIKHIEGRQGRAIYFIEKKGNNYIIKEHINKYKFNRKKFKTLVDKIIKEDKYIIQPYIECRNKHGYPFDFRAHVQRDGEGKWQLTKLYPRIGNKNSILSNISRGGMTCNLEYFLITEYPEKADFLKNHLTKLALEIAEHVDGFYVNDLDELGIDLAIDKNEKIWLFEVNAGPQTKYHEWERARNTIAYAIYVAKKHKNNKIKKIISLTDTLNEGLENVYQDLERGNLMETTGIMLQIMEGFFAIEKRLVTYLNDYTETKIFNLTQKVKNDFAKVIDFYESRDLDGLTNWIKKQLMPQFNVWKDELHKIRKEENILV; this is translated from the coding sequence ATGATAATAGGTGTATACGGTGATAAAGCAAATCCCTTAGATATAATGCCGGAAGAACGTTCGTATTCACTAGCAGCTGAAGCTATGATGCAAGGCGTAGATTTAATTTTTTTTGATTTAGATGGAGTTGATTTTAATAATAAAACAGTTTCTGGGAAGATAAGGGAAAAAGGTCAATGGTTATATAAAGTTTTACCTTTTCCTGATGTACTCATAAATATTTCACGACCTATTAATGAACGCTTAAAAGATGAGTTTAGACTTAGGGAGGAAATTCCTGTTACATGCTTTTTGATTGACGGAAAGTTAACTTTATTTGAAAAGATTAAAGAAAAAAGGCAGTTTGCTAATTATTTAATTCCTTATGAAAAAGTTACAAACGTAAATATAGTGGAACAATTTATTAAGGATTATAATCAAGTAGTAATTAAGCATATTGAAGGGAGGCAGGGAAGAGCTATATATTTTATTGAAAAAAAAGGGAATAATTATATAATTAAAGAACACATCAATAAATATAAATTTAATCGAAAAAAGTTTAAAACTTTAGTAGACAAAATTATTAAAGAAGATAAATATATTATTCAACCATATATTGAATGTCGTAATAAACATGGATATCCCTTTGATTTTCGTGCCCATGTACAAAGGGATGGAGAGGGGAAGTGGCAGTTAACAAAATTATATCCAAGGATTGGTAATAAAAATAGTATATTAAGTAATATTAGTCGAGGTGGCATGACTTGTAACTTAGAATACTTCTTAATAACTGAATATCCAGAAAAAGCTGATTTTCTTAAAAATCATTTAACTAAGTTAGCTTTAGAAATAGCAGAACATGTTGATGGATTTTATGTAAATGATTTAGATGAGTTAGGAATTGATTTAGCTATAGATAAAAACGAGAAAATATGGTTATTTGAAGTTAATGCTGGACCTCAAACAAAATATCATGAATGGGAAAGGGCTCGAAATACTATTGCATATGCTATTTATGTAGCGAAAAAACATAAAAATAATAAAATTAAAAAAATTATTAGTTTAACTGATACATTAAATGAAGGTTTGGAAAATGTGTATCAAGATTTAGAAAGAGGTAATTTAATGGAAACTACAGGAATAATGTTGCAGATTATGGAAGGATTTTTTGCTATAGAAAAAAGACTTGTTACTTATTTAAATGATTATACTGAAACAAAAATATTTAATTTAACACAAAAAGTTAAAAATGACTTTGCTAAAGTTATAGATTTTTATGAAAGCAGAGATTTGGATGGTTTAACAAATTGGATTAAAAAACAATTAATGCCCCAATTTAATGTTTGGAAGGATGAATTACATAAAATTCGCAAAGAAGAAAATATATTAGTTTAA
- a CDS encoding flagellar protein FliT → MNKIKELYQGIYNTYVKQQKILEEERWEELEEVVNERQKLMEQLTGQEIPKKLKEEITDLLQKSLTLHNQLQQKMETSIQENRVKRQQLIKGKEVYQRYQQSSSHSLFLDRKK, encoded by the coding sequence ATGAATAAAATTAAGGAATTGTACCAAGGTATATATAACACTTATGTAAAACAGCAAAAAATTTTAGAAGAAGAAAGATGGGAAGAGCTAGAAGAAGTAGTCAATGAGCGGCAAAAACTTATGGAGCAGTTGACAGGTCAAGAAATTCCCAAAAAATTAAAGGAAGAAATCACAGACCTTCTCCAAAAATCCCTAACCCTTCACAACCAACTACAACAAAAGATGGAAACTTCCATCCAAGAAAACCGAGTTAAACGGCAGCAGCTCATTAAGGGTAAGGAAGTTTACCAAAGGTATCAACAAAGCTCCAGCCACTCCCTCTTTTTAGATAGGAAAAAATAA
- the fliD gene encoding flagellar filament capping protein FliD produces the protein MTFRIGGLGSGMDTQGMLEQIMKAERMPLNRLIQQRQILQWKQEDYRAINTKLLNFRSTAFDMRLSSKFTVRSATATNPDVATATPTAAALSGNYTVEVQQVATRSTGNSYESIGVKDNGGASKPLTELFNGYNFQEEGKNTFTINGVNFTFDQTTFEENKDKEGEPWVYLDPSRSLTATLNTINNSPAGVNLFYDSTEDKVFIATKETGKELVIEGDFLKEAFKLDFDNLDSNYKEGQKAKVVVNGYLLERESNEFSFAGLNLRIKETGTTTITVNQDNSRIFDNVKDFVEKYNELVTAINEKLFEERHRDYPPLTDEQREQMSEWEIKRWEERSRTGHLRNDRLLQSVLTDLRNVMGGAISGLDINMLSQIGIESRHYADRGILTINENKLRKAIEENPEKIYTLFAGDSSRGIEGLSQRLTRALDRSIGRISSEAGRSTNIVDQSFIGRSIQRLNRQIDTFEERLERLEERYWRQFVAMEKALDQMHSQSMWLNQQLMGMFG, from the coding sequence ATGACCTTTAGAATCGGAGGATTAGGGAGTGGAATGGACACCCAGGGTATGCTAGAACAGATCATGAAGGCAGAGAGGATGCCACTAAACCGCTTAATTCAACAGCGGCAGATCCTCCAGTGGAAACAAGAAGACTACCGGGCTATCAACACAAAACTCCTTAACTTTAGAAGTACCGCTTTTGATATGCGGCTATCATCTAAATTTACCGTCCGCTCCGCCACTGCCACCAATCCCGATGTAGCCACAGCTACTCCAACGGCGGCAGCTTTAAGTGGTAACTATACCGTAGAAGTACAGCAGGTAGCCACCAGAAGTACCGGCAATAGCTACGAATCAATTGGAGTTAAGGATAACGGGGGAGCTAGCAAACCTTTAACAGAGTTGTTTAATGGTTATAACTTTCAAGAAGAGGGTAAAAACACCTTTACTATAAATGGTGTCAACTTTACCTTTGACCAAACAACCTTTGAGGAGAACAAGGATAAAGAAGGAGAGCCTTGGGTTTATTTAGATCCAAGTCGGAGCTTAACAGCTACTTTAAACACCATCAACAATTCCCCAGCAGGAGTCAACCTCTTTTATGACAGCACCGAAGATAAAGTCTTTATCGCCACAAAGGAAACGGGGAAAGAACTTGTAATAGAAGGAGATTTTTTAAAGGAAGCTTTTAAACTTGATTTTGATAATCTTGATTCCAACTACAAGGAAGGTCAAAAGGCAAAGGTAGTGGTAAACGGCTACCTTTTAGAGCGGGAGAGTAACGAATTTTCCTTTGCCGGTTTAAATTTAAGGATAAAGGAAACTGGTACTACTACTATAACGGTTAATCAAGATAACAGCAGGATATTTGACAATGTCAAAGACTTTGTAGAAAAGTACAATGAATTGGTAACAGCCATCAACGAAAAACTCTTTGAAGAGCGGCACCGGGATTACCCGCCCCTTACCGATGAACAGCGGGAACAGATGTCAGAATGGGAAATCAAGAGATGGGAAGAAAGGTCTAGAACTGGACACCTCCGCAACGATAGGTTATTACAAAGTGTATTAACGGATCTGAGAAATGTCATGGGTGGTGCAATTTCCGGCCTTGACATCAACATGTTATCCCAAATAGGTATAGAGTCCCGCCACTACGCCGATCGGGGTATTTTAACGATCAATGAAAATAAACTCCGTAAAGCTATCGAAGAAAATCCAGAAAAGATCTATACCCTTTTTGCCGGCGATTCTTCAAGGGGTATTGAAGGGTTATCACAAAGGCTAACTAGGGCATTAGATCGGTCAATAGGCCGGATCAGCAGTGAAGCAGGGCGGAGTACCAATATAGTAGACCAATCCTTTATCGGTAGGAGTATTCAGCGGTTAAACCGACAAATTGACACCTTTGAAGAGCGGTTAGAAAGGCTAGAGGAAAGGTACTGGCGACAATTTGTGGCAATGGAAAAGGCCTTAGATCAAATGCACAGCCAATCCATGTGGCTAAACCAACAGTTGATGGGAATGTTTGGTTAA
- a CDS encoding flagellar protein FlaG, with amino-acid sequence MKIDTLSITKTKPVEPIKKENLDNTTNFQKPKENGELKREKEKITPQHLERAVDVLNEAINFIDKRLQFEIHEQTNRTMVKVINRETDEVIREIPPEEILDLVGKITEMVGLLMDKRV; translated from the coding sequence GTGAAAATAGATACCCTTTCAATTACTAAAACTAAACCGGTAGAACCGATTAAAAAAGAAAACCTTGACAATACAACAAACTTTCAAAAACCTAAAGAAAATGGGGAACTAAAAAGGGAAAAAGAGAAAATAACTCCTCAGCATTTAGAGCGGGCAGTAGATGTGCTAAATGAAGCGATAAATTTTATCGACAAAAGATTGCAATTTGAAATCCATGAACAAACTAACAGGACAATGGTCAAAGTTATCAACAGGGAGACCGATGAAGTAATCCGGGAAATTCCCCCAGAGGAAATTTTAGATTTAGTAGGTAAAATCACAGAAATGGTAGGTCTTTTGATGGATAAGAGGGTATAA
- the csrA gene encoding carbon storage regulator CsrA, producing the protein MLVLTRKRGEKILIGKDIEITLLEIKGDSAKLGIKAPKGIDIYREEIYKDVEKSNKLGTNPNVDIQKLAKLIIKKD; encoded by the coding sequence ATGTTAGTCCTCACTAGAAAAAGGGGAGAAAAGATCCTTATCGGCAAAGATATTGAAATCACTTTACTGGAGATTAAAGGGGACAGTGCAAAACTGGGGATCAAAGCACCAAAGGGGATTGACATCTATCGGGAAGAAATTTACAAAGATGTGGAAAAGTCCAATAAATTAGGGACAAATCCTAATGTCGATATACAGAAACTGGCAAAATTGATCATTAAAAAGGATTAG
- a CDS encoding flagellar assembly protein FliW: protein MELNTARFGKLEVKGEKIITFPQGIPGFENLTKYILLEEPDTNGAFYWLQSVEDGDISLLLTRPYLFTDYQIQLDRELLEDIGITAEGQGEVFTVVNVPDDFQRATTNLMAPIILNSDTMAGKQIILTDSHWPIKFPLFPQLQKAEGGK, encoded by the coding sequence ATGGAACTTAATACCGCCCGTTTCGGCAAATTAGAGGTAAAAGGGGAAAAAATCATCACCTTTCCCCAAGGGATCCCAGGGTTTGAAAATTTGACTAAATACATCCTCTTAGAAGAGCCGGACACCAACGGAGCCTTTTATTGGCTGCAATCGGTGGAAGATGGGGATATTAGCCTATTGTTGACCCGTCCCTATCTCTTTACCGACTACCAAATTCAACTAGACCGGGAACTATTAGAGGATATCGGGATAACAGCAGAAGGGCAAGGGGAGGTCTTTACTGTAGTTAATGTCCCCGATGACTTCCAAAGGGCGACAACCAACCTCATGGCCCCCATTATTTTAAACAGTGATACAATGGCAGGAAAGCAAATTATTTTAACAGATTCCCATTGGCCCATAAAATTCCCCCTTTTTCCCCAACTCCAAAAGGCAGAAGGTGGTAAATAG
- the flgL gene encoding flagellar hook-associated protein FlgL, producing MRITSRMLMKNMLNNLSRNNQRLAHVSAQLATGKRINKPSDDPGDVVRSLRVRTEVNEIKQYRKNIDTARSILEYSDELLDKIGQAVHRAMELSVQALNDTYDGTQRQMIAGEVNGILEDILLNSNTTFANRYIFAGTYTEKPFVEVRENGWITEVNFVGNQHPKPFEMGIGQTMDTGMKGEDIFAPLFTGLINLRNGLNGGNREDIEQGYSDVKAAFENLLVERADLGARLNQLELTAERMAAAEFNLVRLQSDVEDVDMYEAVMKLKDIEALHQASLNVTARIIQPTLVDYLR from the coding sequence ATGCGGATAACCAGTAGAATGTTGATGAAAAATATGTTAAACAACTTATCTAGAAATAACCAAAGGCTTGCCCATGTAAGTGCTCAACTGGCAACGGGGAAAAGGATTAACAAACCCTCCGATGATCCGGGGGATGTGGTTAGGAGTTTAAGGGTTAGGACAGAAGTCAATGAAATTAAGCAGTACCGGAAAAATATCGATACCGCCAGGAGTATCCTAGAATACTCCGATGAGCTATTAGACAAAATAGGTCAAGCTGTCCACCGTGCCATGGAGCTTTCCGTCCAAGCCTTAAACGATACCTATGACGGAACTCAAAGGCAAATGATCGCCGGTGAAGTTAACGGAATTTTAGAAGATATTTTACTTAACTCCAATACCACCTTTGCCAACCGCTATATTTTCGCCGGAACCTATACGGAAAAACCCTTTGTAGAAGTAAGGGAAAATGGTTGGATAACAGAAGTCAATTTTGTAGGAAACCAACACCCTAAACCCTTTGAAATGGGGATAGGACAGACAATGGATACGGGCATGAAAGGTGAAGACATCTTTGCCCCCCTTTTTACCGGTCTTATCAACCTTAGAAATGGGTTAAACGGTGGAAACCGGGAAGATATAGAACAAGGTTACAGTGACGTCAAAGCCGCCTTTGAAAACCTTTTAGTAGAACGGGCTGATTTAGGGGCAAGGCTTAATCAGCTAGAATTGACTGCAGAGCGGATGGCGGCAGCGGAGTTTAACCTAGTCCGCTTACAAAGTGATGTAGAGGATGTGGACATGTACGAAGCGGTGATGAAATTAAAGGACATTGAAGCCCTTCACCAAGCCAGCTTAAATGTCACCGCCCGGATAATCCAGCCGACATTAGTAGATTATTTAAGATAG